The Pseudomonas fluorescens genome includes a window with the following:
- a CDS encoding carboxypeptidase-like regulatory domain-containing protein has product MKHNHYFLLPLLLLGALLFPIMLNATSLAPVDSAGVQVQPQQQNGITYLSGGIGEDEARAIGQAHGYNLHMTFAVGPENKYIPDVHVVVQNAAGQALLTLDEAGPLVYVQLPPGKYTVVATRNGEARRDTADVGSGAARNLVFHWNGDE; this is encoded by the coding sequence ATGAAGCATAACCATTACTTTTTGCTGCCCTTGCTTCTGCTCGGCGCGCTGTTGTTCCCCATCATGCTCAACGCCACGAGCCTGGCCCCGGTAGACAGTGCCGGCGTGCAGGTCCAGCCGCAGCAACAGAACGGGATCACCTACTTGTCCGGTGGCATTGGCGAGGATGAAGCCCGGGCCATCGGACAGGCCCACGGATACAACCTGCACATGACGTTCGCGGTCGGCCCTGAAAACAAGTACATCCCGGATGTGCATGTCGTCGTCCAGAACGCGGCGGGGCAAGCGCTGCTGACGCTGGACGAGGCGGGACCGCTGGTTTACGTGCAGTTGCCGCCGGGCAAGTACACCGTGGTGGCGACACGCAACGGTGAGGCGCGGCGCGACACCGCCGACGTCGGCAGCGGCGCCGCGCGCAACCTGGTGTTCCATTGGAACGGTGACGAATAA
- a CDS encoding ABC transporter ATP-binding protein, producing the protein MAQATPALEIRNLHKRYGQLEVLKGVSLTARDGDVISILGSSGSGKSTFLRCINLLENPNQGQILVAGEELKLKAAKNGELVAADGKQINRLRSEIGFVFQNFNLWPHMSVLDNIIEAPRRVLGQSKAEAVEVAEALLAKVGIADKRHAYPAELSGGQQQRAAIARTLAMQPKVILFDEPTSALDPEMVQEVLSVIRALAEEGRTMLLVTHEMGFARQVSSEVVFLHQGLVEEQGSPQQVFENPLSARCKQFMSSNR; encoded by the coding sequence ATGGCCCAGGCCACGCCCGCGCTTGAAATCCGCAACCTGCACAAACGCTACGGACAGTTGGAGGTGCTCAAAGGCGTCTCGCTGACCGCCCGCGACGGCGATGTGATCTCGATCCTCGGATCCTCCGGGTCCGGCAAATCCACATTCCTGCGCTGCATCAACCTGCTGGAAAACCCCAACCAGGGCCAGATCCTGGTGGCCGGCGAAGAGCTCAAGCTCAAGGCCGCTAAAAACGGTGAGCTGGTGGCCGCCGACGGCAAACAGATCAACCGCCTGCGCAGCGAGATCGGTTTTGTCTTCCAGAACTTCAACCTTTGGCCGCATATGAGCGTGCTCGATAACATCATCGAAGCGCCGCGCCGGGTGCTTGGCCAAAGCAAGGCCGAAGCCGTCGAAGTGGCCGAAGCCCTGCTGGCAAAGGTCGGTATCGCCGACAAGCGTCACGCCTACCCGGCCGAACTGTCTGGTGGCCAGCAACAACGCGCGGCCATCGCCCGCACACTGGCGATGCAGCCCAAGGTGATTCTGTTCGACGAACCCACCTCCGCCCTTGACCCGGAAATGGTCCAGGAAGTACTTAGTGTGATCCGCGCCCTGGCCGAAGAAGGACGCACCATGCTGCTGGTCACCCATGAAATGGGCTTCGCCCGTCAGGTTTCCAGCGAAGTCGTGTTCCTTCATCAAGGCTTGGTCGAGGAGCAAGGATCGCCACAGCAGGTCTTCGAGAACCCGCTTTCGGCGCGCTGCAAACAATTCATGTCCAGCAACCGCTAA
- a CDS encoding ABC transporter substrate-binding protein, protein MQTYRKFLLAAAVSLVFSTSAMAVEKLKMGIEAAYPPFNNKDASGQVVGFDKDIGDALCAKMKVECEVVTSNWDGIIPALMAKKFDFLISSLSVNDERKQAVDFTDPYYSNKLQFIAPKNVDFKVDKESLKGKVIGAQRSTLAGTWLEDELGSDITAKLYDTQENAYLDLTSGRVDAILADKYVNYDWLKTEAGRAYEFKGDPVVEGDKIAIAVRKGNDELRNKLNAALKEILADGTYKKINDKYFPFSIY, encoded by the coding sequence ATGCAGACCTATAGGAAATTTCTTCTGGCCGCAGCCGTCAGCCTGGTCTTCTCGACCAGCGCCATGGCGGTCGAGAAACTGAAGATGGGCATCGAAGCGGCCTACCCGCCGTTCAACAACAAGGACGCCAGCGGCCAGGTCGTGGGGTTCGATAAAGACATCGGCGATGCCCTGTGCGCCAAGATGAAAGTCGAGTGTGAAGTGGTCACTTCCAACTGGGACGGCATCATTCCCGCCCTGATGGCCAAGAAGTTCGACTTCCTGATTTCTTCGCTGTCGGTCAACGACGAGCGCAAGCAAGCCGTGGACTTCACCGATCCGTACTACTCCAACAAACTGCAATTCATCGCACCGAAAAACGTCGACTTCAAAGTCGATAAAGAGTCTCTCAAGGGCAAGGTCATCGGGGCACAGCGCTCTACCCTCGCCGGCACCTGGCTGGAAGACGAACTGGGCAGCGATATCACCGCCAAGCTCTACGACACCCAGGAAAACGCCTACCTGGACCTGACCTCCGGCCGCGTCGACGCGATCCTGGCCGACAAATACGTGAACTACGACTGGCTGAAAACCGAAGCTGGCCGTGCTTACGAATTCAAGGGGGACCCGGTGGTGGAAGGTGACAAGATCGCCATTGCGGTGCGCAAGGGTAACGACGAACTGCGTAACAAGCTGAACGCCGCACTCAAGGAAATCCTTGCCGACGGTACCTATAAAAAGATCAACGACAAGTACTTCCCGTTCAGTATCTATTGA
- a CDS encoding ABC transporter permease, with product MMIDLYGFGPALAAGALMTVKLALTALCLGLVLGLLGALAKTSPYKPLQWLGGTYSTLVRGIPELLWVLLIYFGTVNLLRALGEYFGNPDLTLDAFAAGVIALGLCFGAYATEVFRGAILAIPKGHREAGVALGLSKWRIFTRLIMPQMWRIALPGLGNLFMILMKDTALVSVIGLEEIMRHAEIGVTVSKQPFTFYMVAAFMYLGLTVLAMIGMHLLERRAARGFTRSTQ from the coding sequence ATGATGATCGATCTCTACGGATTCGGCCCGGCGCTTGCCGCCGGCGCGCTGATGACCGTCAAATTGGCGCTCACGGCCCTCTGCCTGGGGCTGGTGCTCGGCCTGCTCGGCGCCTTGGCCAAGACCTCGCCGTACAAGCCGCTGCAATGGCTGGGCGGCACCTATTCGACGTTGGTTCGCGGCATCCCGGAATTGCTCTGGGTGCTGCTGATCTATTTCGGCACCGTCAACCTGCTGCGTGCCCTGGGTGAGTATTTCGGCAACCCCGACCTCACCCTCGATGCCTTCGCCGCTGGCGTCATTGCCTTGGGCCTGTGCTTTGGCGCCTACGCCACGGAAGTGTTTCGCGGCGCGATCCTGGCGATCCCCAAAGGCCACCGTGAAGCCGGCGTCGCCCTGGGCCTGTCGAAGTGGCGGATCTTCACCCGGTTGATCATGCCGCAGATGTGGCGCATTGCCCTGCCCGGCCTGGGCAACCTGTTCATGATCCTGATGAAGGACACCGCGCTGGTCTCGGTGATCGGCCTGGAAGAAATCATGCGCCATGCGGAAATCGGCGTGACCGTGTCCAAGCAACCGTTCACCTTCTATATGGTCGCGGCATTCATGTACCTGGGCCTGACGGTGCTTGCCATGATCGGCATGCACCTGCTGGAACGACGCGCTGCCCGTGGATTTACCAGGAGTACCCAATGA